The following proteins are encoded in a genomic region of Maniola jurtina chromosome 17, ilManJurt1.1, whole genome shotgun sequence:
- the LOC123873792 gene encoding 1,4-alpha-glucan-branching enzyme: protein MGGNYSAMDPMAVPVPDLRKLFERDGYLRPYEREIRRRYACFKDIWDKIHGWDGGVESFTSAYNYYGPQFGFDGSVVWREWAPGAHSMHLQGDFNGWNPKSHPFKKLEYGKWELYIPANPDGSHPLKHQSRVQLIVNDHLYRVSPWASYVKPYEGFTYQQFIYRPDEPYQFKHSKVSRPASLRIYECHVGIATNEGRVGTYLEFRDNVLPRIKGLGYNAIQLMAIMEHAYYASFGYQVTSYFAASSRYGTPCELKKLIDRAHEMGIYVLLDVVHSHASKNTLDGLNEFDGTTSCFFHDGPRGTHSLWDSRLFNYSETEVLRFLLSNLRWYQEEYQFDGFRFDGVTSMLYHNRGIGAGFSGHYDEYFGLNVDTEALVYLMVANELIHSNDKRAITIAEDVSGMPASGRPVNEGGTGFDYRLGMAIPDMWIKLLKEQKDEDWEMGHIVHTLTNRRWLEATVAYAESHDQALVGDKTLAFWLMDASMYTHMSTLSEPSAVIERGLALHCMIRLITHALGGEAYLNFIGNEFGHPEWLDFPREGNNSSYHYARRQWHLVDDPLLKYRFLNQFDVDMNALEEKYGWLRSNPAYVSCKHDGDKVIAFERAGLLFVFNFHPTQSFTDYRVGVDVPGKYQAVLCSDSKKYGGFGRVEADNEFHHTQNMPWSNRNDSIQVYIPCRSAIVYARCE from the exons atgggagGAAATTACTCCGCTATGGATCCGATGGCAGTGCCCGTGCCCGACTTACGGAAATTATTTGAAAGAGATGGTTATTTAAGACCCTATGAACGAGAAATTCGACGACG TTATGCGTGTTTCAAAGACATATGGGACAAAATTCACGGTTGGGATGGCGGTGTGGAGTCATTCACATCTGCCTATAACTATTACGGGCCACAGTTCGGGTTCGACGGCTCTGTTGTTTGGCGAGAATGGGCCCCTGGCGCACACAGCATGCATCTGCAAGGAGACTTTA ATGGATGGAATCCAAAGAGTCATCCATTCAAGAAGCTAGAGTATGGGAAATGGGAGCTCTACATCCCGGCTAACCCGGATGGTTCACACCCCCTAAAACACCAGAGCAGGGTGCAGCTTATAGTGAATGATCATTTGTACAGAGTATCACCATGGGCCAGCTACGTCAAACCCTATGAGGGCTTCACTTACCAACAGTTCATTTATAGACCTGATGAg CCATACCAGTTCAAACACAGTAAAGTAAGCCGACCAGCTTCCCTACGTATTTACGAGTGCCATGTTGGTATAGCAACCAATGAAGGCAGAGTTGGCACGTATTTGGAGTTTAGAGACAATGTCTTGCCGAGGATTAAAGGTTTAG GTTATAATGCAATTCAGTTGATGGCCATAATGGAGCATGCTTATTACGCATCGTTTGGATACCAAGTCACAAGTTACTTTGCAGCTAGTAG tCGGTACGGAACTCCCTGCGAGCTAAAAAAGCTGATCGACAGAGCTCACGAGATGGGCATATACGTGTTACTAGATGTGGTGCACTCCCACGCCTCGAAGAACACATTGGACGGACTGAATGAGTTCGATGGTACTACCTCCTGCTTCTTCCACGACGGGCCCCGCGGCACGCACTCGCTATGGGACAGCAGACTTTTTAATTACTCTGA AACTGAGGTGCTACGATTCCTGTTGTCTAACCTGCGATGGTATCAAGAGGAATATCAGTTTGATGGATTCAG attcGACGGTGTGACGTCCATGTTGTACCACAACCGCGGCATAGGCGCGGGCTTCTCCGGCCACTACGACGAGTACTTCGGCCTCAACGTCGACACGGAAGCTCTGGTGTATCTGATGGTAGCCAACGAGCTCATCCACAGTAACGACAAACGGGCCATCACTATTGCTGAG GATGTATCAGGCATGCCAGCTTCAGGTCGGCCGGTGAACGAAGGCGGCACCGGGTTCGATTACCGTCTAGGCATGGCTATTCCTGATATGTGGATCAAGCTGCTGAAGGAGCAGAAGGATGAGGACTGGGAGATGGGACACATCGTTCACACGCTCACCAACAGACGCTGGCTCGAGGCCACTGTGGCTTATGCTGAGAGCCATGACCAG GCTCTGGTAGGGGACAAAACCTTAGCATTCTGGCTGATGGACGCATCCATGTACACGCACATGAGCACGCTGAGCGAGCCCAGCGCCGTCATCGAGCGCGGCCTGGCGCTGCACTGCATGATACGCCTCATCACGCACGCGCTCGGCGGAGAGGCCTATCTCAACTTTATAG GCAACGAGTTCGGGCACCCGGAGTGGCTGGACTTCCCGCGCGAAGGCAACAACTCGTCGTACCACTACGCGCGCCGCCAGTGGCACCTCGTGGACGATCCCCTGCTCAAGTACCGCTTCCTCAACCAGTTCGACGTCGATATGAACGCGCTGGAAGAGAAGTACGGTTGGCTGAGGTCCAATCcg GCGTACGTGTCGTGCAAGCATGATGGCGACAAGGTGATCGCGTTCGAGCGCGCCGGCCTGCTGTTCGTGTTCAACTTCCACCCCACGCAGAGCTTCACCGACTACCGCGTGGGCGTCGACGTGCCGGGGAAGTATCAG GCTGTATTGTGCTCGGATAGCAAAAAGTATGGCGGTTTCGGGCGCGTGGAGGCAGATAATGAGTTCCATCACACACAGAACATGCCCTGGAGCAACCGGAATGACTCAATACAg gtttACATTCCCTGCCGTTCAGCTATTGTTTACGCTCGTTGTGAATAG
- the LOC123873803 gene encoding 39S ribosomal protein L41, mitochondrial, whose amino-acid sequence MSRISSLINFASKRNISLTVPREGKRNFRKFVLANKRGSRIHKQQQMGPKAELEVDKRGVRDVGYYLNGRFVKVPEMIPELIVPDLKDCDLKPYVSYKAKDVVQSEFTAQQLFDAVYSKKIVTDFKQGKLDADGQALEPSEEEKLQAEEAIQRAKKTGSDIF is encoded by the coding sequence atgtcCAGGATATcgtcattaattaattttgcatCTAAACGAAACATTTCCTTGACAGTGCCACGTGAAGGGAAGCGTAATTTCAGAAAATTCGTGCTCGCCAACAAGAGGGGCTCCCGTATACACAAACAGCAACAAATGGGCCCCAAAGCAGAATTAGAGGTTGACAAACGAGGGGTTCGCGATGTAGGGTATTACTTAAATGGACGTTTTGTCAAAGTTCCAGAAATGATACCGGAGCTTATCGTTCCAGATTTAAAAGATTGTGACTTGAAACCTTATGTTTCTTACAAAGCCAAAGATGTTGTTCAAAGTGAATTTACAGCACAACAGCTTTTTGATGCAGTGTACAGTAAAAAGATCGTAACTGACTTTAAACAAGGGAAACTTGATGCAGATGGCCAAGCCCTAGAACCTTCTGAAGAAGAGAAATTACAGGCAGAAGAGGCGATTCAAAGGGCAAAGAAAACAGGCTCAGACATATTTTAA